Part of the Pseudomonas sp. Leaf58 genome is shown below.
AGGACGAAGTGCAGGCCATCTGCGCCCAGGGCATCAACCTGTTCCGCCAGCTGGTTATCTTCCTCAAGCCGGTGCTGCCGGTGCTGGCCGCTGACGCCGAGGCCTTCCTCAACGTGGCCCCGCTGACCTGGAGCGACCACCTGTCGCGCCTGGAAAACCACCCATTGAACCCGTTCAAGGCACTGATGAGCCGCATCGAGCCAGCCAAGGTCGAAGCCATGGTCGCCGCCAGCAAGGAAGACCTGCTGGCCGCGCAAACCAACGCCCCGGCTGGTAACGGCGAGCTCACCAAGGACCCGTTGTCGGCGGAAATCGAGTTTGACACGTTCGCGGCGGTCGACCTGCGCGTGGCGCTGATCGTCAAGGCTGAAGCCGTGGCGGGTGCAGACAAGCTGCTACAACTGACCCTGGACATCGGTGACGAGCGCCGCAACGTGTTTTCCGGCATCAAGTCGGCCTACCCCGACCCGTCCCAGCTGGAAGGTCGCCTGACCATGATGGTGGCCAACCTCAAACCGCGCAAAATGCGCTTTGGCGTGTCCGAAGGGATGGTCATGGCAGCCGGCCCTGGCGGTGAAGAAATTTACCTGCTGAGCCCGGACAGCGGCGCCAAGCCAGGCCAGCGCATCAAGTAACTGGATGTGCCGGGGGCTGCGTTGCGGCCCCCAGGCCCTCTCACCAAAGCCGGACAATCGCTACGATTCCCGGCTATCGTCATTTCATGAACGATTACCTCTTGGTCCTGATCAGCGCCGCGCTGGTCAATCACCTGCACCTGCAACAGCAGCCAATCCCCAGGCTGCAACTGCACGTGCACGGCCTTGCCTGTGCACTGTGCATTGCCTTGGGTGTAATCGGTGCACAGCTGCTAAAGCGCGGGGTGCTTGCCCCTTTACAGCTTCAAGACCTTGATCTATTTCTGTTGTTGCCATGGCTGGCACTGCTCGCTTGGGACGTACCCTGGCTACTGACCAAGTGCCGCCCGGCCTGGCCCGCGGTGGCGCTGCCAGCGCTGCTCTTGAGCAATGCCACCGTGCTGGGGCTAGCCCTGCGACAGGCAAACGATGACAGCACCTGGCTTGCCACGTTACTGCAAGCCCTGCTGGCCGGTGGCGGCTTCTGGGTGGTACTCATTATGTTCGCCGACCTGCGTCAACGCAGTGCCCATGCCGCCATCCCTCGGGCATTGCGCGGCCTGCCCATCGAACTGCTGGGTGCGGGGGTGATGGCCATGGCTTTCTCCGGTTTCTATGGACTGTTCGGCCAATGAGCAGCAAGCCTGACCCCCGCCTACGCACCAGCATGAGCCTGGTGCTGCTGGCCTGCGTGCCCGGCCTGCTGGCGCTGTTCTGGCTGCACGGCTGGGGATTACTGTTGAACCTGTTGCTTGGCGCCGCTGCCGCGCTGCTGTGCGAGGCGCTGCTGTTGATCATGCGCGCGCAACCACTAGGTCCGACACTAAGCGACGGTAGTGCGCTGGTAACCGCCGTGCTGCTGGCGGCCGGCCTGCCTGCTCTGGCACCTTGGTGGTTGCCGGTGGTGGCGGCCAGCGTTGCCATCGGCGTGGGCAAACAGGCCTTTGGCGGGGTTGGGCGCAATCTGTTTAACCCCGCCATGGTCGGCTATGCCTTCGTCCTGCTGAGCTTCCCACTGCACATGAACCATTGGCCGGCGCTGGCGCCTGGCCTGCTCGACAGCTTGCAGCAGGTGTTCGTCGGCGGCGACACGATTGATGCCTGGGCCAGGCCGACCCTGCTCGACGGCCTGCGCCACAACCGCAGCCTTACCCTCGATGAACTGTTCGCCAACCATCCGGGCTTCGGCAACATCGGTGGGCGCGGCAGCGAATGGGTCAACCTGGCGTTTCTGCTCGGCGGCTTGTTCCTGCTGCAGCGCAAGGTGATCAGCTGGCATGCGCCGGTTGGTTTGCTGGCGGGGCTGTTCATGTTCAGCCTATTGGCCTGGAACGGGTCGGGTTCGGACTCCAATGGCTCGCCCTTGCTGCACCTGTTTTCCGGCTCGACCATGATGGCGGCATTCTTCATAGCCACCGAACCTGTGTCCGGCCCTCGGCATGAGCGGGCCAGGCTACTATTCGGCGTGGGCACGGGCCTGCTGATCTACTTGATCCGCACGTGGGGCAGCTACCCGGATGGCACGGCGTTCGCCGTCTTGTTGATGAATCTCATGGTGCCGAGCCTTGAGCGCCTGGTGTTACAGCACCAGCAGGCTACCCGATGAAGCGCCTGGCACGTGATGTGGGCCTGCTGCTGTTGACCGGGGCACTTGCACTGTCGGCTACCCTGGCCTGGCGACACTGGACCAACACAGCCATCGCCGATGCTGAGAAACAATTGCAAAGCCGCCAGCGCCTGGCGGTGTTACCCGAAGGCAGTTACGACAACCAGCCACTGGACAGCCCGCTGCCAAGGCCAGCCTCGCAGCGGCCAAACAGCCGAATTCTGGCGGCCTACCGGGCTACACTGGCGGGTAAACCAACCGCCGTCATCCTGGTCACCCAGGCCCAGGGTTATGCAGGCCCGATCGTGCTGAGCGTCGCCATCGCCAAGGACGGTCGGCTGATCGGCAGCCAAGTGGTCGAGCAACAGGAAAGCCCCGGGCTGGGCGCACGCCTGGGTGACCCGCAGGTGAATTGGTTGGGGCAATTTGCCAACCGCCAGTTGAGCGATCACTGGGCACTGAAGCGGGATCAGGGCGATTTTGACCAACTGGCCGGCGCAACCGTGACTTCACGCACAGTGATCGGCGCGCTGCAGGAGGCCCTGAGCTATTTCGACGAGCAGCGCAGCGGGCTGCTGGAGGGCGCCACGGATGAATAGGTTGTACTTACTGGGCGCAAGCCTTGTGCCCTTGCTGGGCGCCACCCGAACGCTGAGTGAAGGTGTCACCATCGGTGCGTGCGCGGCGCTGATGAACAGCCTTCATCAACTGTTGCTGGCGCCCCTGCGCCAGCGCCTTGCCAGCTGGGCGTACGTAGTGGCCAGCCTGCTGCTGCTGGCTGCCCTGGCCTGTTGCGTGCAACTGGCACTGCGCGCGTGGTTACTGCCATTGGCACTTGCCCTCGGCCACTACCCTGCACTGCTGTGCTTGCAATGCCTGGCCGCTGACCACCTGCTGCCCAACCCAAGGCGCTGGCGCCTGCTCAGCAGGTTTGTCTGCGCCTTCTTTGCCACCTGCCTGCTGCTCGGCGCCAGCCGCCAATGGCTGGCCGAGGTTGCCGGCCTGCACCTGGCCAGCCTGGCCCCCGGCGCCCTCCTACTGCTCGGACTGCTATTGGCCTTGTACAATCGCCTGCATCCGGGCCCCGCCCACCCACGTCGTCAAGGAACGCTCTGATTTCATGAATGCCGCCAAACGCCTGGAGATTTTTCGCAGGCTGCACGAAGACAACCCCGACCCAAAGACCGA
Proteins encoded:
- a CDS encoding Rnf-Nqr domain containing protein translates to MNDYLLVLISAALVNHLHLQQQPIPRLQLHVHGLACALCIALGVIGAQLLKRGVLAPLQLQDLDLFLLLPWLALLAWDVPWLLTKCRPAWPAVALPALLLSNATVLGLALRQANDDSTWLATLLQALLAGGGFWVVLIMFADLRQRSAHAAIPRALRGLPIELLGAGVMAMAFSGFYGLFGQ
- a CDS encoding RnfABCDGE type electron transport complex subunit D, yielding MSSKPDPRLRTSMSLVLLACVPGLLALFWLHGWGLLLNLLLGAAAALLCEALLLIMRAQPLGPTLSDGSALVTAVLLAAGLPALAPWWLPVVAASVAIGVGKQAFGGVGRNLFNPAMVGYAFVLLSFPLHMNHWPALAPGLLDSLQQVFVGGDTIDAWARPTLLDGLRHNRSLTLDELFANHPGFGNIGGRGSEWVNLAFLLGGLFLLQRKVISWHAPVGLLAGLFMFSLLAWNGSGSDSNGSPLLHLFSGSTMMAAFFIATEPVSGPRHERARLLFGVGTGLLIYLIRTWGSYPDGTAFAVLLMNLMVPSLERLVLQHQQATR
- a CDS encoding RnfABCDGE type electron transport complex subunit G; this translates as MKRLARDVGLLLLTGALALSATLAWRHWTNTAIADAEKQLQSRQRLAVLPEGSYDNQPLDSPLPRPASQRPNSRILAAYRATLAGKPTAVILVTQAQGYAGPIVLSVAIAKDGRLIGSQVVEQQESPGLGARLGDPQVNWLGQFANRQLSDHWALKRDQGDFDQLAGATVTSRTVIGALQEALSYFDEQRSGLLEGATDE
- a CDS encoding Rnf-Nqr domain containing protein, whose protein sequence is MNRLYLLGASLVPLLGATRTLSEGVTIGACAALMNSLHQLLLAPLRQRLASWAYVVASLLLLAALACCVQLALRAWLLPLALALGHYPALLCLQCLAADHLLPNPRRWRLLSRFVCAFFATCLLLGASRQWLAEVAGLHLASLAPGALLLLGLLLALYNRLHPGPAHPRRQGTL